From one Streptomyces sp. Q6 genomic stretch:
- a CDS encoding extracellular solute-binding protein: MSGCGSGSGDGDKVTLRLLVASYDKSVGAAIGDRWGDAVKAFEKKHPNITVEVERVPFLKIDATLARRVRDGRAPDIAQSNIFAPYAEAGELYPVDELFEIPTQADFITSFADAGRADYVQYGVPILASTPRLFWNKALFREAGLGGAPTSWAELRSCAQALKEAGVPTPYALQFGPEAAEDELLAWLLAGGGGYSDVGGYDFASTENVATLTWLRDELVAPGLAGADPSTLTRTEAYAQFLKGRVGMLIAHPVLLGAADQARISYGHAPFPQREGGAAAPPVGLNDWMMAFRSGGHVEEAGAFLTFLFSTGSAKTYGGGQATLPVTMSASDQLRADRSQRQLWEFVDQMPSAEFHPVGLKSWPTVRSAVRQRIGRAVVRGGRPADVLQALDEVGQSSA, encoded by the coding sequence ATGAGCGGCTGCGGCTCCGGCTCCGGTGACGGCGACAAGGTCACGCTGCGGCTCCTCGTCGCGAGCTACGACAAGAGCGTCGGCGCCGCCATCGGCGACCGGTGGGGCGACGCCGTGAAGGCGTTCGAGAAGAAGCACCCGAACATCACCGTCGAGGTGGAGCGGGTCCCGTTCCTCAAGATCGACGCGACGCTCGCGCGGCGGGTCAGGGACGGCCGCGCGCCGGACATCGCGCAGAGCAACATCTTCGCGCCGTACGCGGAGGCCGGCGAGCTCTATCCGGTCGACGAGCTCTTCGAGATCCCCACGCAGGCGGACTTCATCACGTCGTTCGCCGACGCGGGCCGGGCCGACTACGTCCAGTACGGCGTCCCGATCCTGGCCAGCACCCCGCGCCTGTTCTGGAACAAGGCGCTCTTCCGGGAGGCCGGTCTCGGCGGAGCGCCCACGTCGTGGGCCGAACTCCGTTCCTGCGCGCAGGCGTTGAAGGAGGCCGGGGTCCCCACCCCGTACGCGCTCCAGTTCGGCCCCGAGGCCGCCGAGGACGAACTCCTCGCCTGGCTCCTGGCCGGCGGTGGCGGCTACTCCGACGTCGGCGGCTACGACTTCGCCTCCACCGAGAACGTGGCCACCCTGACCTGGCTGCGCGACGAGCTCGTCGCCCCCGGGCTCGCGGGCGCCGACCCGTCGACGCTCACCAGGACGGAGGCGTACGCCCAGTTCCTCAAGGGCCGGGTCGGCATGCTCATCGCCCACCCGGTGCTGCTCGGCGCCGCCGACCAGGCGCGGATCTCGTACGGCCACGCGCCCTTCCCGCAGCGGGAGGGGGGCGCCGCGGCGCCGCCGGTCGGGCTCAACGACTGGATGATGGCGTTCCGCTCGGGCGGCCATGTCGAGGAGGCGGGCGCGTTCCTGACGTTCCTGTTCAGCACCGGGTCCGCGAAGACGTACGGCGGCGGGCAGGCCACGCTGCCGGTGACGATGTCGGCGTCGGACCAGTTGCGGGCGGACCGTTCGCAACGGCAGCTGTGGGAGTTCGTCGACCAGATGCCGAGTGCCGAGTTCCACCCGGTGGGGCTGAAGTCGTGGCCCACCGTGCGGAGCGCCGTGCGCCAGCGGATCGGCCGGGCGGTGGTCCGCGGCGGGCGGCCCGCGGACGTGCTTCAGGCGCTGGACGAAGTGGGACAGTCCAGCGCCTGA